From a single Apium graveolens cultivar Ventura chromosome 2, ASM990537v1, whole genome shotgun sequence genomic region:
- the LOC141708178 gene encoding uncharacterized protein LOC141708178 isoform X1, translating into MTTSESAKKRLGGARGVSALHKVVVKKARGKKFKVRYNNFGVPIGNTRPTLQSYIGMLAGTMIPIDTENWPKVDCDLKAKLWDDVQDTFKIAPESEKLVLQSAGKKWRQFKADLTAKYVMPFIGKKKKLMKPPKKYAFVGKKPWKKFVAERTSPKWLEQRKLQSNRVGKRKYHHRLSRKGYIGLREEEIKKGNLKRKEKPDRAIFWWKARMPKNPDELTEEQAEINARIDELLEMKEKGEFIPHGTEDVLTTALQTPEHAGRVRGVGGFVTPTTFFNLPKAKKTKITKAELLDQLERNQGEMAELKALVNASNGHSPIFSDKSSYQVPVNKEGAADKRNVGVAVKPLSAK; encoded by the exons ATGACCACTTCTGAATCTGCAAAAAAAAGGCTAGGAGGTGCGCGTGGTGTTTCAGCTCTTCACAAAGTAGTGGTGAAGAAAGCTCGGGGAAAGAAATTTAAAGTTAGATACAATAATTTTGGAGTTCCCATCGGAAATACCAGGCCTACTTTACAGTCTTACATAGGAATGCTCGCAGGGACAATGATTCCAATCGACACTGAAAACTGGCCAAAAGTGGATTGTGATCTAAAAGCAAAATTATGGGATGATGTCCAG GACACATTCAAAATTGCCCCAGAAAGTGAGAAGCTTGTGCTACAATCGGCAGGTAAAAAATGGAGGCAGTTTAAAGCTGATTTAACTGCAAAATATGTGATGCCGTTTAttggaaaaaagaagaaattgatgaAGCCTCCGAAGAAGTATGCGTTTGTTGGTAAAAAACCTTGGAAGAAATTTGTTGCAGAGAGGACGAGCCCCAAATGGCTG GAACAACGTAAGTTACAGAGCAATAGAGTGGGTAAACGGAAATATCATCACCGCTTGTCAAGGAAGGGGTATATTGGTTTGCGAGAAGAAGAA ATAAAGAAAGGGAACTTAAAGCGGAAAGAGAAACCTGATCGTGCAATTTTTTGGTGGAAGGCTAGGATGCCAAAGAATCCTGATGAGCTTACTGAAGAGCAAGCGGAAATAAATGCGAGAATT GATGAGTTACTTGAAATGAAGGAGAAGGGTGAATTTATTCCACATGGAACAGAAGATGTGTTGACTACGGCACTTCAGACTCCTGAGCACGCTGGAAGGGTTCGAGGGGTTGGCGGCTTTGTCACTCCAACAACATTCTTCAATTTGCCGAAAGCGAAAAAGACTAAAATTACCAAGGCAGAGTTGTTGGATCAGTTGGAGAGAAATCAGGGGGAGATGGCTGAACTTAAGGCCTTGGTTAATGCTTCGAATGGTCACTCTCCTATCTTCTCTGACAAATCAAGTTATCAAGTACCTGTTAATAAAGAGGGAGCTGCTGATAAGCGGAATGTTGGAGTTGCTGTTAAACCGCTAAGTGCCAAATAG